A single region of the Sulfurospirillum arsenophilum NBRC 109478 genome encodes:
- a CDS encoding Ppx/GppA phosphatase family protein yields the protein MSFKNVFRSALFLFIFVCHTALIGAEQYGAIEIGGKGVKAYVIERDQNLTKISYRNALNTSPQSGITEHQIMSSEMIKQVTSDIAVLKKTLMSEQKIPEQNIFIIASSAINKIKNRPELETKVKNTTHLKLHFINEKEESTFAFYGSVPKEQWLNASMIDIGGGNTKIAWIDAHNAIDFFEIPLGTVSTTQHADLLDANSSFEEKCSTVIKQELHSIKNFETKEMLYASGGIFWATAYLKTNGHLESFVALEKADFENLIALFSHEESKECTDATAQCFLLGYYGAKNLVAGALLAKETIDTMQFFDRKIYFAKDGAWVIGWLLIHAN from the coding sequence TTGTCCTTTAAAAACGTTTTTCGCTCAGCTCTTTTTCTCTTTATTTTCGTATGCCATACTGCCCTCATCGGGGCAGAGCAGTATGGGGCTATCGAGATAGGGGGAAAAGGTGTCAAAGCATATGTGATCGAAAGAGACCAAAATCTTACCAAAATCAGCTACCGAAACGCTCTTAACACCTCTCCACAAAGTGGAATAACAGAGCATCAGATAATGTCGTCAGAGATGATCAAGCAGGTTACCTCTGACATTGCTGTGCTTAAAAAAACACTTATGAGCGAACAAAAGATACCTGAACAAAACATCTTCATTATCGCAAGCAGTGCCATCAACAAAATCAAAAACAGACCTGAACTTGAAACCAAAGTCAAAAATACGACCCATCTCAAACTTCATTTTATCAATGAAAAAGAGGAGAGTACTTTTGCTTTTTATGGCTCAGTTCCTAAAGAGCAATGGCTTAACGCGTCGATGATAGACATCGGTGGAGGGAACACGAAAATTGCTTGGATCGATGCCCACAATGCAATAGATTTTTTTGAAATTCCACTAGGGACGGTTTCAACAACGCAACATGCTGATTTACTTGACGCGAACAGCTCTTTTGAGGAAAAATGCTCGACTGTCATCAAACAAGAGTTGCACTCCATTAAGAATTTTGAGACTAAAGAGATGCTTTATGCTAGTGGTGGCATTTTTTGGGCAACCGCTTATTTGAAAACCAATGGTCATTTAGAGTCATTTGTTGCATTGGAGAAAGCAGATTTTGAGAACCTCATCGCCCTTTTCTCACACGAAGAGAGCAAAGAGTGTACAGACGCTACGGCGCAGTGTTTTTTACTGGGTTATTATGGCGCTAAAAATTTAGTTGCTGGCGCATTATTAGCAAAAGAGACAATCGATACGATGCAATTTTTTGATCGAAAAATCTATTTTGCAAAAGATGGAGCATGGGTTATTGGTTGGCTTTTGATACACGCCAACTAG
- a CDS encoding DUF4337 domain-containing protein: MESNAIEEHLKQVEEALEEVKHKEEETEGWLSYISLSTAIIAIVTALVGLYESQITSKTILSKNEAVLYQSQASDQWNYFQAKSVKAHIYTVNAEIYPDKAEDFKKKVAVYKKEQEEIKAEAERIEALKEKRNHESDHYYHIHHILSFAITFLQISIALASISALTRNKKFWLGSLVLSSIGAIIAGYCLVL; this comes from the coding sequence ATGGAAAGCAATGCTATTGAAGAACATTTAAAACAAGTCGAAGAAGCACTCGAAGAGGTTAAACACAAAGAAGAAGAAACGGAAGGATGGCTTTCGTATATTTCGCTCAGTACTGCTATTATAGCGATTGTAACGGCACTTGTTGGCTTGTATGAATCGCAAATAACATCGAAAACGATTCTGAGCAAAAACGAAGCGGTACTGTACCAAAGTCAAGCATCAGATCAGTGGAACTATTTCCAAGCCAAAAGTGTAAAAGCGCATATTTACACGGTCAATGCTGAGATTTATCCTGATAAAGCGGAAGATTTCAAGAAGAAAGTGGCCGTTTATAAAAAAGAACAAGAAGAGATTAAAGCCGAAGCGGAGCGCATTGAAGCACTGAAAGAAAAACGCAATCACGAGAGTGACCACTACTATCACATCCATCATATTCTCAGTTTTGCGATTACATTCTTACAGATTTCCATTGCACTGGCATCGATTTCAGCCTTAACACGCAATAAAAAGTTTTGGTTAGGCTCGTTAGTACTCAGCAGCATTGGTGCCATTATTGCAGGATACTGCCTTGTCCTTTAA
- a CDS encoding DedA family protein, whose protein sequence is MEELLISWMREYGYVILFFWSILEGESGLVMAGLFTHTGDMNLATAIIVAGLGGFAGDQLYFYIGRFNKSYVHRKLRHQRRKLALAHLLLKKHGWPIIFMQRYLYGLRTVIPISIGLTGYSAKKFALINLCSALCWSSVIIIPVWYFGNEILGVIKWAKEHWYFALPFIATLIAVAYYYINALSDKTLKAKVRPL, encoded by the coding sequence ATGGAAGAGTTATTGATATCATGGATGAGAGAATATGGTTATGTCATACTCTTTTTCTGGAGTATTTTAGAGGGAGAAAGCGGTCTGGTTATGGCTGGACTTTTTACGCACACGGGTGACATGAATCTAGCAACCGCAATTATCGTCGCAGGACTGGGTGGTTTTGCAGGCGATCAGCTCTATTTTTACATTGGTAGGTTCAATAAAAGTTATGTGCATCGCAAACTCAGACACCAACGAAGAAAATTAGCACTGGCACATCTCCTTCTTAAAAAACACGGTTGGCCGATTATTTTTATGCAACGTTATCTTTATGGGCTTAGAACCGTTATTCCTATCTCCATTGGACTGACAGGCTATAGCGCTAAAAAATTTGCACTCATCAATCTATGCTCTGCATTATGCTGGAGCAGTGTTATTATTATTCCTGTGTGGTACTTTGGAAATGAAATTTTGGGCGTTATCAAGTGGGCAAAAGAGCACTGGTATTTTGCTTTACCTTTTATAGCCACGCTCATTGCTGTGGCGTATTATTACATCAATGCCTTGAGCGACAAAACGCTCAAAGCAAAAGTACGTCCTCTTTAG
- a CDS encoding YccF domain-containing protein, with translation MRAIGNFLWFILGGVFMGLCWWIVGVFAFLTIIGIPWAKACFVIGQFTFFPFGKEAISRKELSRKEDIGTSILGLIGNVLWFFFAGIWLAFGHIISAIVCFASIIGIPFGIQHLKLAAISLFPIGQTIVDKEVAAAARKYNAEQAVATMHQNS, from the coding sequence ATGCGCGCAATAGGCAATTTTTTATGGTTCATTCTAGGCGGAGTCTTTATGGGACTATGCTGGTGGATCGTGGGAGTATTTGCATTCCTAACCATCATTGGTATCCCTTGGGCAAAAGCCTGTTTTGTTATAGGGCAATTTACCTTTTTCCCTTTTGGCAAAGAGGCCATCAGTCGAAAAGAGCTTTCACGTAAAGAAGATATTGGAACAAGCATTTTAGGTCTGATTGGCAATGTCCTTTGGTTCTTTTTTGCAGGCATTTGGTTGGCTTTTGGACACATCATCTCCGCTATTGTTTGTTTTGCTTCGATTATCGGGATTCCATTTGGCATTCAGCACCTTAAGCTTGCCGCCATTTCACTTTTTCCCATTGGTCAAACCATTGTCGACAAAGAAGTGGCAGCTGCAGCGCGCAAATACAATGCGGAGCAAGCTGTAGCCACGATGCATCAAAACAGCTAA
- a CDS encoding DNA polymerase Y family protein, with translation MIIHLDLDCFFVSAERTRIPELRGHPVVVCKSGDNKIFSTQDSESMMTESVGGFNGLLQHKKEFNGFDKNAWKNEFLDEKGRVHGIVIAKSYEAKKYGIKTGTSLRDALAMCPKLLIVPSDHLFYQLLSTKLKAFLQTKIPILEQYSIDEFWGDLKGWVKEEATYDFVASLQQEILETFDLPISIGASSSKWIAKLATDFNKPYGLTLVPKEKIASFVSLMPIESFPGIGRVLQQKFKSYGIATLGEVLEHRKLVSAWGTIGKDLIARISGVDNEAVVTKRDRRSIGISRNFHVIHNREEVLRRAIILSRHLSYTIAKLDLHPSTYYVYIRYENGISSKISQTLDRSFSEGVYREWVIETVSSLDTHPHYGILHLGLALSNFITPTQTKTFSLLYAKEDEKSKRLSEKLTKLRDKYGADIIRSGAEKQENGSD, from the coding sequence GTGATTATTCATCTGGATTTGGACTGTTTTTTTGTCTCGGCTGAGCGTACGAGAATACCAGAGCTTCGAGGTCATCCCGTGGTTGTGTGCAAAAGTGGCGATAACAAAATCTTCAGTACGCAAGACAGCGAGAGCATGATGACAGAATCGGTGGGTGGTTTTAACGGGTTGCTGCAGCATAAAAAAGAGTTCAATGGGTTTGATAAAAACGCATGGAAGAATGAGTTTCTAGATGAAAAAGGCAGGGTACATGGCATCGTCATTGCTAAAAGTTACGAGGCCAAAAAATATGGCATCAAAACAGGCACTTCGCTTCGTGATGCACTGGCGATGTGCCCCAAACTGCTTATTGTACCCAGCGATCATCTCTTTTACCAACTGCTTTCCACCAAACTCAAGGCCTTTTTACAGACGAAAATTCCCATCTTAGAGCAGTACAGCATTGATGAGTTTTGGGGTGATCTCAAAGGCTGGGTCAAAGAAGAAGCGACTTATGACTTTGTGGCATCTTTGCAACAAGAGATTTTAGAAACGTTTGATCTGCCCATCTCCATTGGCGCTTCAAGTTCGAAGTGGATCGCAAAGCTTGCGACGGATTTTAACAAGCCTTACGGGCTCACGCTTGTTCCCAAAGAGAAGATCGCCTCTTTTGTCTCTCTTATGCCGATTGAAAGTTTCCCCGGTATCGGCAGAGTGTTGCAACAAAAATTTAAAAGCTATGGCATTGCAACCTTGGGCGAAGTGTTGGAGCATCGTAAATTGGTTTCGGCTTGGGGAACCATCGGAAAAGATCTCATCGCTCGCATCAGTGGGGTTGATAACGAAGCTGTAGTCACCAAGCGAGATCGTCGCTCTATCGGTATTTCACGCAATTTTCATGTCATTCATAACCGAGAGGAAGTGTTGCGCCGTGCTATCATTCTTTCACGGCATCTCTCCTATACGATTGCCAAGTTGGATTTGCATCCGAGTACCTATTATGTGTATATACGCTATGAAAATGGCATCTCTTCTAAAATCTCTCAAACGCTTGATCGTTCGTTCAGTGAGGGAGTATACCGCGAGTGGGTGATAGAGACGGTTTCATCGCTTGATACCCATCCTCATTATGGGATTCTTCATCTTGGGCTTGCGCTTTCAAATTTTATCACACCCACTCAAACCAAAACCTTTTCGCTTTTGTATGCCAAAGAGGATGAAAAGTCAAAACGTTTGTCTGAAAAGCTCACCAAACTACGCGATAAGTATGGTGCCGACATCATCAGAAGTGGCGCAGAAAAGCAAGAAAATGGCTCGGATTAA
- a CDS encoding response regulator transcription factor: MNECNLLDVLSNKKVLCVEDEACILNNIMESLELFFGKVVGVRDGIEALDEAMSNLYDVIMLDISIPHMDGLEVVKKIREFDKKIPIIILSAHTEQEYLWRAVELKITRYLVKPYDKNTLIKALEDVALELIGHTPMLQITLTCKYDFCKKTICHEERELVHLSKSESRLLEYFLKRPNQTITYEQLFDYMWEFEQPSKEALKSIVKELRKKIDNNFIKNLYGVGYVCEI; the protein is encoded by the coding sequence ATGAACGAATGCAATCTTTTAGATGTCCTATCCAATAAAAAAGTACTTTGTGTTGAAGATGAAGCGTGTATTTTAAACAATATTATGGAGTCTTTGGAACTTTTTTTTGGCAAAGTTGTGGGTGTCAGGGACGGCATTGAAGCGCTGGATGAAGCAATGAGTAATCTGTACGATGTGATCATGCTAGACATTTCCATTCCTCATATGGATGGACTTGAAGTGGTGAAAAAAATTCGTGAGTTTGATAAAAAAATTCCTATTATTATTCTCTCTGCTCACACAGAACAAGAGTACTTGTGGCGTGCTGTTGAGCTTAAGATCACGCGTTATTTGGTCAAACCTTATGACAAAAATACCCTCATTAAAGCGTTAGAAGATGTGGCATTAGAGTTGATTGGGCATACCCCAATGCTTCAAATAACCCTTACATGTAAATATGACTTTTGTAAAAAAACCATTTGCCACGAAGAGAGAGAACTTGTTCATCTCTCCAAAAGTGAAAGCAGGCTTTTAGAATACTTCTTAAAACGTCCCAATCAAACCATTACGTATGAGCAACTTTTTGATTACATGTGGGAGTTTGAACAGCCGAGTAAAGAGGCTTTAAAATCGATTGTGAAAGAGCTTCGCAAAAAAATCGATAACAATTTCATTAAAAATTTATACGGCGTAGGGTACGTGTGTGAAATATAG
- a CDS encoding ATP-binding protein, giving the protein MKYSFKVIVALFVILYAVITLLFFNFYRELAMKDAKQEAIFILDTMNAIRDYVSNVQRPLIEELKAKKMLAEDFFDPKLLSSSYITREIYNIQRAKKNINYDYKLIATNPLNPEHEGNSFENEILDDFKEGKYQEYSQIIQENNKPYFFVGLPIHNSHPSCLQCHTTNSAPKRMVEQYHTIPDFQSKVGDVIAMISFKIPVYSILTYHIKEFVVGGTVMFIVFVVFILFIYKIYRNEQRLKEKTTMLMMSQNRLASMGEMIGNISHQWRQPLAQVGAILINLELHSDKDKLTKEKVTTKIKEANEQLAFMSHTIDDFKNFFMPNTDKKEFTAYEVVHQAKKLLSASLEKYAIDVRIDIQNNFTRSGHSNEIVQVLINIINNAKEAFLAHHVNERYIQITAFLQNGIPVITLENNAGRIDETIIEKIFNPYFTTKESSSGLGLYMSQMIIEKNGATLRVENSDEGVIFTIIF; this is encoded by the coding sequence GTGAAATATAGCTTCAAAGTTATCGTAGCGCTTTTTGTCATTCTCTACGCGGTGATTACACTGCTCTTTTTTAATTTTTACCGTGAACTTGCGATGAAAGATGCCAAACAAGAGGCTATTTTTATCTTAGATACCATGAATGCGATTCGCGATTACGTCTCTAACGTGCAACGACCCTTGATTGAAGAGCTCAAAGCCAAAAAAATGCTGGCAGAGGATTTTTTTGATCCTAAGTTGCTCTCATCTTCGTACATTACACGTGAAATTTACAATATTCAACGGGCTAAAAAGAACATCAATTACGATTATAAGCTTATTGCAACAAACCCATTGAATCCTGAGCATGAGGGTAATAGCTTTGAAAATGAGATTTTGGATGATTTTAAAGAGGGGAAATACCAAGAATATTCCCAAATTATTCAAGAAAACAACAAACCCTACTTTTTTGTAGGACTGCCTATTCACAATTCACATCCATCGTGTTTACAGTGCCATACCACGAACAGTGCCCCAAAACGCATGGTGGAACAGTACCATACGATTCCTGATTTTCAGAGTAAAGTGGGCGATGTCATAGCGATGATATCGTTTAAAATTCCAGTCTACAGCATCTTAACCTATCACATTAAAGAGTTTGTGGTGGGTGGAACGGTAATGTTTATTGTGTTTGTTGTTTTTATTTTGTTTATCTATAAAATTTACAGAAACGAACAACGTCTCAAAGAAAAAACCACGATGCTGATGATGAGTCAAAACCGTTTGGCATCGATGGGCGAGATGATAGGCAATATTTCGCATCAATGGCGGCAACCTCTGGCGCAAGTTGGGGCTATTTTGATCAATTTGGAACTTCACAGCGACAAAGATAAACTCACCAAAGAGAAGGTAACCACGAAAATTAAAGAGGCAAATGAACAGCTAGCTTTTATGTCCCATACCATTGATGATTTCAAAAATTTCTTTATGCCGAACACCGATAAAAAAGAGTTTACGGCGTATGAAGTGGTGCATCAGGCTAAAAAATTGCTCAGTGCATCACTCGAAAAATATGCGATTGATGTTCGCATTGACATTCAAAATAATTTTACGCGTTCAGGGCACTCCAATGAGATTGTACAAGTCCTTATTAACATCATCAATAATGCCAAAGAGGCATTTTTAGCGCATCATGTTAATGAGCGCTACATTCAAATTACAGCATTTTTACAAAATGGTATCCCTGTCATTACCCTTGAAAACAACGCGGGTCGTATTGATGAGACAATCATTGAAAAGATATTCAACCCCTACTTTACAACGAAAGAATCCAGTAGTGGACTCGGGCTTTATATGAGTCAGATGATTATCGAAAAAAACGGTGCGACGTTGCGTGTTGAAAATTCAGATGAAGGCGTTATTTTTACAATTATATTTTAG
- a CDS encoding cytochrome c, translating to MKNWDKVLLGLFMCINLFSIGLNAEGMEGMQMSKDARGIIANPKGTKESRGVTSLQDYIVEEQVMYDWLFKNHPIFTKYGGKTVGEMHVADRGKEFIAEGHGKDFSKASKRSGGEGVSSMMYRVARTSTLTFPNKFIGPEKCGECHPAQYETWGRSRHSTTIRFPGEHPEFNNNLTDPVFDKDTASILPKGITPDVIYCTIGHVRTKLGFLDAWLLRGTYHVEGGLLKNGTGQITAGANQWQRTWALNLTPEVAKKIKKWIPDFPVTLADYGDNGGYVRGLASYAAKYKKSMDFQAGSSYCEVCHPWKFDFKNQNEFYSALGNAKELQKHTISKGVSCEECHGAGGHLEGGSGLLTSNCERCHQRFNYSPDLAKNPANMGKPDLALSSKFKSMGPGCGSEGSQTYFTAHYEKGMRCATCHDPHDVTGPVTGEKDLKGTNYNANQGYLSSLYTKPKLKKECADCHKEQAYIQSKSDTHSKNSCQTCHMPFMMSCENWYAVQFQDQAGMDTQRRSHIWKIDVDPKRKSLVPSSAATGPRDAKDWHFERNDEGRNFVDLMWSCARTTWADKEQVEAKGCHSPVVSELKETLHFKDQKQAYDEVMGWQTPVKDKFTQVKVGIQGLYSLLEVKKLSPSDKTRVYELIEKAQQAVDLVEKDGSWGMHGFKYTKQRLDASIEYINEAQRIVNKNLK from the coding sequence ATGAAAAATTGGGACAAAGTGTTACTTGGTTTATTCATGTGTATCAATCTCTTTTCCATCGGCTTAAACGCTGAGGGCATGGAGGGGATGCAAATGAGTAAGGATGCAAGAGGGATCATTGCTAATCCGAAGGGTACTAAGGAGAGCAGGGGCGTTACTTCATTGCAAGACTATATTGTCGAAGAGCAAGTAATGTATGACTGGCTCTTTAAAAATCATCCTATTTTTACCAAGTACGGTGGTAAAACGGTTGGTGAAATGCATGTTGCAGATCGCGGGAAAGAGTTTATAGCTGAAGGTCATGGTAAAGACTTTTCTAAAGCGAGTAAACGAAGTGGCGGCGAAGGTGTAAGTTCAATGATGTATAGGGTTGCAAGAACTTCAACACTTACGTTTCCAAACAAATTCATTGGGCCAGAAAAATGCGGTGAGTGTCACCCTGCACAATATGAGACTTGGGGCAGATCGCGACACTCAACAACAATCAGGTTTCCAGGAGAACATCCAGAGTTTAACAACAACTTGACTGATCCTGTTTTTGACAAAGATACAGCGTCAATTCTTCCTAAAGGAATTACCCCTGATGTTATCTATTGTACTATAGGACATGTTAGAACAAAATTAGGCTTTTTGGATGCATGGTTACTTCGTGGAACCTACCATGTAGAAGGCGGACTTCTTAAAAATGGTACGGGTCAAATTACAGCAGGTGCAAACCAATGGCAAAGAACATGGGCGCTTAACCTCACCCCTGAAGTTGCAAAAAAAATCAAAAAATGGATTCCTGATTTTCCTGTAACGTTAGCAGATTACGGTGATAACGGTGGTTATGTAAGAGGTTTGGCTTCGTATGCAGCTAAATATAAAAAATCAATGGATTTCCAAGCAGGTTCTTCTTACTGTGAAGTGTGTCACCCTTGGAAGTTTGATTTTAAAAACCAAAATGAGTTCTACTCAGCACTCGGTAATGCGAAAGAGCTTCAAAAACACACCATCTCTAAAGGTGTTTCATGTGAAGAGTGTCATGGCGCAGGCGGTCACTTAGAAGGAGGCTCTGGTCTTCTTACTTCGAATTGTGAACGTTGTCACCAACGCTTTAACTACAGTCCAGATCTTGCGAAAAATCCAGCAAATATGGGTAAACCAGATCTCGCACTCAGTTCAAAATTCAAATCCATGGGACCAGGCTGTGGTAGTGAAGGTTCTCAAACCTACTTTACAGCACACTATGAAAAAGGGATGCGTTGTGCAACCTGTCATGATCCTCATGATGTAACAGGTCCTGTAACGGGCGAAAAAGACCTCAAAGGTACCAATTACAACGCAAATCAAGGTTACCTAAGCTCACTCTATACCAAACCAAAACTCAAAAAAGAGTGTGCGGATTGTCATAAAGAGCAAGCGTATATCCAGTCAAAATCCGATACGCACAGTAAAAATTCATGCCAAACATGTCATATGCCATTTATGATGAGTTGTGAAAACTGGTATGCGGTTCAGTTCCAAGATCAAGCGGGTATGGATACCCAAAGACGTTCACACATCTGGAAAATTGATGTTGATCCAAAACGTAAATCTTTGGTTCCAAGTTCAGCTGCAACCGGCCCAAGAGATGCGAAAGATTGGCATTTTGAGCGTAATGATGAGGGACGTAACTTTGTGGATCTTATGTGGTCATGTGCACGTACAACATGGGCAGATAAAGAGCAAGTAGAGGCAAAAGGGTGTCACAGTCCTGTTGTTTCAGAACTCAAAGAGACACTTCACTTCAAAGATCAAAAACAAGCATACGATGAGGTTATGGGTTGGCAAACACCTGTGAAAGATAAATTCACACAGGTTAAAGTTGGCATCCAAGGACTTTACTCGCTACTTGAAGTTAAAAAACTCTCACCATCGGATAAAACCAGAGTGTACGAGTTGATCGAAAAAGCGCAACAAGCGGTTGATCTTGTTGAAAAAGATGGTTCATGGGGAATGCACGGATTTAAGTACACCAAACAAAGACTTGATGCTTCGATTGAGTATATCAATGAAGCACAAAGAATTGTGAACAAAAATCTGAAATAG
- a CDS encoding FKBP-type peptidyl-prolyl cis-trans isomerase, translated as MRKQLTTGLFVFICLVSGASAGELKTQVQKESYSIGVSTGSYISNQLFEQSEMGAKSDINAVIDGFIDALKKQQKIKDEEIITYLNDRAETLNKVSQEKFKQALDQNIAEGKKYLATNAKNKNVKTTKSGLQYEVLTLGAGQKPQKESIVMMNYKAYLTNGTVFDDTYARKTPSHLSMINIVDGLQEGLMLMPEGSKYKLVIPSELAYGNAEMQEIPAGSTVIFEVELVKVLKPGELANSAKPLSDEEMKQAHSGLEKKKL; from the coding sequence ATGCGTAAACAACTCACAACAGGATTATTTGTATTTATTTGTTTGGTTTCGGGGGCGTCTGCTGGTGAGCTAAAAACACAAGTACAAAAAGAGTCATACAGTATTGGTGTGTCCACTGGAAGCTATATCTCCAATCAACTTTTTGAGCAGTCTGAAATGGGTGCAAAATCGGATATCAATGCGGTGATTGATGGTTTTATCGACGCTTTGAAAAAACAGCAAAAGATTAAAGATGAAGAGATCATTACATATCTGAATGATCGAGCAGAGACGCTCAATAAAGTGAGTCAAGAAAAATTCAAACAAGCCCTTGATCAAAACATTGCAGAGGGTAAAAAATACCTTGCAACCAATGCAAAAAACAAAAATGTCAAAACAACCAAATCAGGGTTGCAATACGAAGTACTCACTCTAGGTGCGGGTCAAAAACCGCAAAAAGAGAGCATCGTGATGATGAACTATAAGGCGTATTTGACCAATGGCACGGTGTTTGATGACACGTATGCGCGTAAAACACCTTCGCATCTTTCCATGATCAACATCGTGGATGGTTTGCAAGAGGGTTTGATGCTCATGCCTGAGGGTTCAAAATACAAGTTGGTAATTCCTAGCGAATTAGCGTATGGCAATGCGGAAATGCAAGAAATTCCCGCAGGTTCAACAGTGATTTTTGAAGTTGAGTTAGTCAAAGTGTTAAAGCCAGGGGAACTTGCCAATAGTGCAAAACCACTGAGCGATGAGGAAATGAAGCAAGCACATAGTGGTCTTGAGAAAAAGAAACTATAG
- a CDS encoding 4Fe-4S dicluster domain-containing protein produces MENDGKRRAFLKVLGLGSVSLGTAGYSVALGTGKAEKKPHYGMIFDQNKCVGCTDCEVACRKVNEVPEGQVRLYVENKTDPSTPMDKKYVRVSCQQCEDAPCVAVCPSKACHRDVKTGIVTMNPDDCIACKYCIVACPYDVRFINHKTKAAENCNFCLNTNLAKGKEPACVESCKYKALVFGDLNDENAYINQILHVKDHVRMKPTYGTKPSLRYIPVVKVGV; encoded by the coding sequence ATGGAAAATGACGGGAAAAGAAGAGCTTTTCTAAAAGTTTTAGGTCTTGGTTCTGTAAGCTTGGGCACTGCGGGTTACAGTGTTGCATTGGGAACAGGAAAAGCGGAGAAAAAACCGCACTATGGGATGATTTTCGATCAAAACAAATGTGTTGGATGTACCGATTGTGAAGTAGCGTGTCGAAAAGTCAATGAAGTGCCAGAAGGTCAAGTACGCCTTTATGTTGAGAACAAAACCGATCCATCAACGCCGATGGATAAGAAGTATGTGCGTGTTTCGTGCCAGCAGTGTGAAGATGCACCGTGTGTTGCGGTATGTCCGAGCAAAGCGTGTCATAGAGATGTTAAAACGGGTATTGTTACCATGAATCCTGATGATTGTATCGCTTGTAAGTACTGCATCGTCGCCTGTCCGTACGATGTTCGTTTTATCAATCACAAAACCAAAGCGGCTGAGAATTGTAACTTTTGTCTGAATACCAATTTAGCCAAAGGTAAAGAGCCAGCATGCGTAGAGTCGTGTAAATACAAAGCGCTCGTTTTTGGTGATTTGAACGATGAAAACGCTTATATCAATCAGATCTTACATGTAAAAGATCATGTGCGTATGAAACCAACGTATGGAACGAAGCCGAGTCTGCGCTACATACCTGTTGTCAAGGTGGGGGTGTGA